In Methylococcus geothermalis, one genomic interval encodes:
- the rplP gene encoding 50S ribosomal protein L16 — protein MLQPKRTKYRKQHKGRNTGLAIAGSKVSFGEYGLKATTRGRITARQIEAARRTISRHVKRGGKIWIRVFPDKPISKKPLEVRMGSGKGSVEYWVAEIKPGTMLYELEGVSEELAREAFRLAAAKLPVQTTFSLRTVM, from the coding sequence ATGTTGCAGCCAAAAAGAACGAAATACAGGAAACAGCATAAGGGGCGCAATACCGGCCTGGCCATCGCGGGCAGCAAGGTATCGTTCGGTGAATATGGCCTTAAGGCCACGACTCGGGGTAGAATAACCGCCCGCCAAATCGAGGCTGCGCGCCGGACCATTTCCCGTCACGTGAAGCGTGGCGGAAAGATATGGATCCGCGTCTTCCCGGATAAACCCATCAGCAAAAAGCCGTTAGAAGTCCGCATGGGCAGCGGTAAAGGCAGCGTGGAATACTGGGTTGCCGAAATCAAGCCCGGCACCATGCTGTACGAGCTCGAGGGCGTAAGCGAAGAACTGGCCCGTGAGGCGTTCCGGCTGGCGGCGGCGAAGCTGCCGGTCCAGACCACCTTTTCCCTTCGTACGGTGATGTGA
- the rpmC gene encoding 50S ribosomal protein L29: MKASELRTKQPDELKSTLLDLHREAFSLRMQQATGQLGKSHQIKSVRRDIARVNMVLAEKGGKV; encoded by the coding sequence ATGAAAGCCAGCGAACTTAGAACGAAACAGCCAGACGAGCTCAAGTCGACGTTGTTGGACCTCCATCGGGAGGCATTCAGTCTCAGGATGCAACAGGCTACCGGCCAGTTGGGCAAATCTCATCAGATCAAGTCGGTCCGGCGCGATATCGCGCGAGTGAACATGGTTTTAGCAGAGAAGGGCGGGAAGGTATGA
- the rpsQ gene encoding 30S ribosomal protein S17, translating to MTVSEGRVRSVTGRVVSNKMDRTIVVAIERQVSHPLYGKYIRRTTKVLAHDENNECGIGDLVTLHASRPVSKKKAWTLGAVVERAV from the coding sequence ATGACGGTCAGCGAAGGTCGCGTACGGAGCGTTACCGGGCGCGTGGTATCGAACAAGATGGACCGAACCATCGTAGTGGCCATCGAGCGGCAAGTGTCCCATCCGTTGTATGGCAAGTATATTCGCCGCACAACCAAGGTGCTGGCGCATGACGAGAACAACGAATGCGGCATCGGAGACTTGGTGACCTTGCACGCCTCTCGGCCGGTCTCGAAGAAAAAGGCCTGGACCCTTGGTGCGGTGGTCGAGCGCGCGGTGTGA
- the rpsC gene encoding 30S ribosomal protein S3, with protein MGQKVNPIGIRLGYIKDWTSRWFADSKSYPVFLNNDLKVREFLKRKLKHASVSRIQINRLANNAQITIHTARPGIVIGKRGEDIDTLRRDVSRFMGVPVQVSVEEIRKPELDAQLVAEGVAQQLEKRIMFRRAMKRAVQNTLRVGAEGIKISVAGRLNGAEIARTEWYREGRVPLHTFRADIDYGFAEAVTTYGVIGVKVWIFKGEVFEPVHAESKTRSAVEA; from the coding sequence CGTCTGGGATATATCAAGGACTGGACGTCGCGCTGGTTCGCCGACAGTAAGTCGTATCCCGTCTTTCTCAACAACGACCTGAAGGTCCGAGAATTTCTGAAGCGGAAGCTGAAGCATGCATCGGTCAGCCGGATCCAGATCAATCGGCTGGCGAACAACGCTCAGATCACCATCCACACCGCGAGGCCCGGCATCGTGATCGGTAAACGCGGCGAGGACATCGATACGCTGCGGCGCGATGTGTCCCGGTTCATGGGGGTGCCTGTTCAGGTCAGCGTCGAGGAAATCCGCAAGCCCGAGCTGGATGCTCAACTGGTGGCCGAAGGCGTGGCTCAGCAGTTGGAGAAACGCATCATGTTCCGGCGTGCGATGAAGCGAGCCGTCCAGAATACGCTTCGCGTCGGCGCCGAAGGCATCAAGATCAGTGTCGCCGGCAGGCTGAACGGAGCCGAAATCGCGCGGACCGAGTGGTATCGGGAGGGCCGCGTGCCGCTGCACACCTTCCGTGCGGATATCGACTACGGTTTTGCCGAGGCGGTGACCACTTATGGGGTCATCGGCGTGAAGGTCTGGATTTTCAAGGGCGAGGTTTTCGAGCCTGTGCATGCGGAGTCGAAAACCCGCAGCGCGGTTGAAGCGTGA